One part of the Arabidopsis thaliana chromosome 1 sequence genome encodes these proteins:
- the REV3 gene encoding recovery protein 3 (recovery protein 3 (REV3); CONTAINS InterPro DOMAIN/s: DNA polymerase, family B (InterPro:IPR022762), DNA-directed DNA polymerase, family B, exonuclease domain (InterPro:IPR006133), Polynucleotidyl transferase, ribonuclease H fold (InterPro:IPR012337), DNA-directed DNA polymerase, family B, conserved site (InterPro:IPR017964), DNA-directed DNA polymerase, family B (InterPro:IPR006172), DNA-directed DNA polymerase, family B, conserved region (InterPro:IPR006134); BEST Arabidopsis thaliana protein match is: DNA binding;nucleotide binding;nucleic acid binding;DNA-directed DNA polymerases;DNA-directed DNA polymerases (TAIR:AT5G63960.1).), with product MADSQSGSNVFSLRIVSIDYYMASPIPGYNICYSSFQGSEVNEVPVIRIYGSTPAGQKTCLHIHRALPYLYIPCSEIPLEHHKGVDGSTLALSLELEKALKLKGNAASKRQHIHDCEIVRAKKFYGYHSTEEAFVKIYLYHPPDVARAASLLLAGAVLGKSLQPYESHIPFILQFLVDYNLYGMGHVHISKMKFRSPVPHHFRPRRFDLDDCPGQRIDEVAITKANSSAAASVSFPVWSLSTIPGQWMWNLSEESDTPLSQSQHRHQHHYRRQSLCELEGDATSSGNFPDSKFNCLCFMYDRTFELASSLVDILNQQFKMYNSLSQAQSDTNMVQSLVAIWEEEYERTGVHDAPIPPDPGKPSAADVLQTMSDYVGFGNMLKEMLNKVELSPPGMKPTAVSSAGPDMHAKPEITDLQALNHMVGTCSEFPASEQLSPLGEKSEEASMENDEYMKTPTDRDTPAQIQDAEALGLFKWFASSQAAEDINSDDEILRETILSPLLPLASINKVLEMASTDYVSQSQKECQDILDSQENLPDFGSSTKRALPSNPDSQNLRTSSDKQSLEIEVASDVPDSSTSNGASENSFRRYRKSDLHTSEVMEYKNRSFSKSNKPSNSVWGPLPFTLTKNLQKDFDSTNASDKLGLTKISSYPMNEMTDNYIVPVKEHQADVCNTIDRNVLAGCSLRDLMRKKRLCHGESPVSQHMKSRKVRDSRHGEKNECTLRCEAKKQGPALSAEFSEFVCGDTPNLSPIDSGNCECNISTESSELHSVDRCSAKETASQNSDEVLRNLSSTTVPFGKDPQTVESGTLVSSNIHVGIEIDSVQKSGREQESTANETDETGRLICLTLSKKPPSLDCLSAGLQDSAHSHEIHAREKQHDEYEGNSNDIPFFPLEDNKEEKKHFFQGTSLGIPLHHLNDGSNLYLLTPAFSPPSVDSVLQWISNDKGDSNIDSEKQPLRDNHNDRGASFTDLASASNVVSVSEHVEQHNNLFVNSESNAYTESEIDLKPKGTFLNLNLQASVSQELSQISGPDGKSGPTPLSQMGFRDPASMGAGQQLTILSIEVHAESRGDLRPDPRFDSVNVIALVVQNDDSFVAEVFVLLFSPDSIDQRNVDGLSGCKLSVFLEERQLFRYFIETLCKWDPDVLLGWDIQGGSIGFLAERAAQLGIRFLNNISRTPSPTTTNNSDNKRKLGNNLLPDPLVANPAQVEEVVIEDEWGRTHASGVHVGGRIVLNAWRLIRGEVKLNMYTIEAVSEAVLRQKVPSIPYKVLTEWFSSGPAGARYRCIEYVIRRANLNLEIMSQLDMINRTSELARVFGIDFFSVLSRGSQYRVESMLLRLAHTQNYLAISPGNQQVASQPAMECVPLVMEPESAFYDDPVIVLDFQSLYPSMIIAYNLCFSTCLGKLAHLKMNTLGVSSYSLDLDVLQDLNQILQTPNSVMYVPPEVRRGILPRLLEEILSTRIMVKKAMKKLTPSEAVLHRIFNARQLALKLIANVTYGYTAAGFSGRMPCAELADSIVQCGRSTLEKAISFVNANDNWNARVVYGDTDSMFVLLKGRTVKEAFVVGQEIASAITEMNPHPVTLKMEKVYHPCFLLTKKRYVGYSYESPNQREPIFDAKGIETVRRDTCEAVAKTMEQSLRLFFEQKNISKVKSYLYRQWKRILSGRVSLQDFIFAKEVRLGTYSTRDSSLLPPAAIVATKSMKADPRTEPRYAERVPYVVIHGEPGARLVDMVVDPLVLLDVDTPYRLNDLYYINKQIIPALQRVFGLVGADLNQWFLEMPRLTRSSLGQRPLNSKNSHKTRIDYFYLSKHCILCGEVVQESAQLCNRCLQNKSAAAATIVWKTSKLEREMQHLATICRHCGGGDWVVQSGVKCNSLACSVFYERRKVQKELRGLSSIATESELYPKCMAEWF from the exons ATGGCTGATTCTCAATCCGGTTCCAATGTTTTCAGTTTACGGATAGTTTCAATCGATTATTACATGGCTTCTCCAATCCCTGGTTATAATATTTGCTACAGTAGCTTCCAAG GTAGTGAGGTAAATGAAGTCCCTGTTATAAGGATATACGGCTCTACACCTGCTGGTCAGAAGACTTGCTTGCACATTCATCGT GCTTTACCATATCTCTATATTCCGTGCTCAGAAATTCCACTTGAGCATCATAAAGGAG tgGATGGAAGTACACTTGCTTTATCCCTTGAGTTAGAGAAGGCTCTAAAG CTTAAGGGAAATGCTGCTTCAAAAAGGCAACATATCCATGATTGTGAGATTGTAAGAGCAAAGAAGTTTTATGGGTACCACTCAACAGAGGAGGCTTTTGTGAAGATTTATCT CTACCATCCACCCGATGTGGCTCGTGCTGCCAGTCTTCTTCTG GCAGGTGCTGTTCTTGGTAAAAGTTTGCAGCCTTACGAGTCTCATATTCCCTTTATTCTCCAGTTTCTG GTTGATTATAATTTGTATGGAATGGGTCATGTGCATATATCAAAGATGAAGTTCCGTAGCCCAGTGCCTCACCATTTCCGGCCAAGGAGATTTGATTTGGATGATTGTCCGGGACAAAGGATTGACGAAGTGGCTATTACAAAG GCAAATTCAAGTGCTGCTGCAAGCGTCAGTTTTCCTGTTTGGAGCTTGTCAACAATCCCAGGTCAGTGGATGTGGAATCTCTCTGAAGAATCTGATACACCGTTGAGCCAGAGCCAGCATAGGCACCAACACCATTACAGACGTCAGAGTCTCTGTGAACTTGAGGGAGATGCTACTAGTAGTGGTAATTTTCCTGATTCgaaatttaattgtttgtgtttcatGTATGACCGGACGTTTGAACTAGCCTCTTCTCTTGTAGATATTCTCAATCAACAGTTTAAAATGTACAACTCCCTTTCACAAGCCCAGTCTGATACTAACATGGTTCAGTCGCTTGTGGCAATTTGGGAG GAGGAGTATGAAAGGACTGGTGTGCATGATGCACCTATACCTCCTGATCCTGGTAAACCCTCTGCAGCTGATGTGTTGCAGACTATGTCAGATTATGTTGGGTTTGGGAATATGCTTAAAGAAATGCTAAACAAAGTTGAATTGTCTCCGCCTGGTATGAAGCCTACTGCAGTATCTTCAGCTGGTCCAGATATGCATGCCAAACCTGAAATTACTGATCTACAGGCTTTGAATCATATGGTTGGTACATGCAGTGAGTTTCCTGCATCAGAACAGCTTTCTCCACTTGGCGAGAAGAGTGAAGAAGCATCAATGGAAAATGatgaatatatgaaaacaCCCACGGACAGAGATACACCTGCTCAAATACAAGATGCTGAAGCCTTGGGTCTCTTTAAGTGGTTTGCCTCATCTCAGGCTGCAGAGGACATAAACTCAGATGATGAGATTCTCCGGGAAACTATCCTTAGTCCTCTTTTGCCTTTAGCGTCTATTAACAAGGTTCTTGAAATGGCTAGTACAGATTATGTGAGCCAATCCCAAAAGGAATGTCAAGACATTCTTGATTCTCAGGAAAATCTTCCAGACTTTGGGAGTTCGACTAAGAGAGCTTTACCTAGTAATCCTGATAGCCAGAATCTTAGAACTTCATCCGACAAACAATCTCTTGAAATAGAAGTCGCTAGTGATGTTCCAGATAGCTCCACTTCAAATGGAGCAAGCGAAAATTCATTCCGGAGATACAGAAAGAGTGATTTACATACGAGTGAAGTAATGGAGTATAAGAACAGGAGCTTCTCTAAGAGCAACAAGCCTAGCAACTCAGTATGGGGACCTTTACCTTTTACACTGACCAAAAATCTTCAGAAGGACTTTGACAGTACAAATGCTAGTGATAAACTTGGTTTAACAAAGATTAGTTCTTACCCCATGAATGAGATGACAGACAATTATATTGTTCCAGTCAAAGAACATCAAGCAGATGTTTGTAATACAATTGACAGAAACGTTTTGGCTGGATGTTCTCTGCGGGACTTGATGAGAAAAAAACGGTTATGCCATGGAGAATCGCCTGTTTCACAGCATATGAAGTCTAGGAAGGTTAGAGATTCCCGACACGGGGAAAAAAATGAGTGCACCTTGAGATGTGAGGCCAAAAAACAAGGTCCTGCTCTTTCTGCAGAATTTAGCGAATTTGTTTGTGGCGATACTCCAAATTTATCTCCTATAGATTCTGGAAATTGCGAGTGTAATATATCCACTGAGTCATCTGAACTTCATTCTGTTGATAGATGTTCAGCTAAAGAGACAGCAAGTCAAAACAGTGATGAAGTTTTAAGGAATTTGTCATCTACCACTGTTCCATTTGGTAAGGATCCACAAACTGTGGAATCAGGAACACTAGTGTCTAGCAATATACATGTTGGGATTGAAATAGATAGTGTCCAAAAATCGGGGAGGGAGCAAGAGTCAACTGCCAATGAAACTGATGAGACGGGAAGATTAATATGCCTAACCTTAAGCAAGAAGCCTCCTTCTCTCGATTGCCTAAGTGCTGGACTGCAGGATTCTGCACATTCTCATGAAATTCATGCCAGGGAAAAACAGCATGATGAATATG AGGGAAATTCCAACGACATCCCGTTTTTTCCCTTGGAGGACAACAAGGAGGAAAAGAAACACTTTTTCCAAGGAACTTCCCTTGGTATTCCCTTGCATCATCTCAATGACGGCTCCAATCTTTACCTACTGACCCCTGCCTTTTCACCCCCTTCTGTGGATTCTGTTTTACAATGGATATCGAATGACAAAG GAGACTCTAATATTGATTCAGAAAAACAACCATTACGAGATAATCATAATGATCGTGGAGCAAGTTTCACTGATCTTGCTTCTGCATCTAATGTGGTGTCTGTGTCTGAGCACGTGGAGCAGCATAATAACCTTTTTGTGAATTCAGAATCAAATGCTTATACAGAGTCGGAGATAGATCTGAAACCCAAAGGAACGTTTCTTAATCTTAACTTGCAGGCCAGTGTTTCCCAAGAGCTGTCTCAGATTTCAGGCCCTGATGGGAAATCTGGGCCCACTCCCTTAAGTCAAATGGGATTCCGAGATCCTGCGAGCATGGGTGCGGGGCAACAGCTTACAATTCTGAGTATAGAG GTTCATGCAGAGTCTAGAGGGGACCTGCGACCTGATCCACGATTTGATTCTGTCAATGTTATAGCTCTCGTCGTGCAGAATGACGATAGTTTTGTAGCTGAAGTATTTGTGCTTTTATTTAGTCCAGATAGCATTGATCAGAG AAATGTTGATGGCCTATCTGGATGCAAGTTGTCTGTATTCCTTGAAGAGAGGCAACTATTCAGATATTTTATTGAGACTTTATGTAAATGGGATCCAGATGTTCTTCTGGGCTGGGATATACAGGGCGGATCCATTGGTTTTCTAGCTGAAAGAGCTGCACAGCTTGGTATAAGATTTCTCAATAATATATCTAGGACGCCATCTCCGACCACAACAAACAATTCAGATAATAAGAGAAAACTTGGTAATAATCTGCTGCCAGATCCGTTGGTAGCTAATCCTGCTCAAGTAGAAGAAGTGGTAATTGAGGACGAGTGGGGCCGCACACATGCTAGTGGTGTTCATGTTGGAGGTAGAATTGTTCTCAATGCATGGCGTTTGATTCGCGGGGAAGTTAAACTCAACATGTACACGATTGAAGCTGTGTCAGAGGCTGTTTTGAGGCAGAAGGTTCCATCAATCCCCTATAAGGTATTGACAGAATGGTTTTCAAGTGGTCCTGCGGGTGCAAGATATAGATGCATAGAATATGTGATTCGGCGAGCAAATTTGAACCTTGAGATAATGAGCCAACTTGACATG ATAAATCGTACGTCAGAACTTGCTCGTGTTTTTGGTATAGACTTTTTCTCAGTTCTCTCCCGAGGTTCACAGTACAGAGTGGAATCCATGCTTCTGAGATTAGCACATACACAAAATTATCTTGCTATTTCTCCAGGAAACCAACAG GTTGCCTCTCAGCCAGCTATGGAATGTGTACCTCTTGTGATGGAACCAGAATCTGCCTTTTACGATGATCCTGTTATTGTGTTGGATTTTCAATCTCTTTACCCTTCAATGATTATAGCATATAATCTGTGCTTTTCTACATGTCTCGGAAAACTTGCACATTTGAAGATGAACACCCTTGGGGTCAGCTCATACTCTCTAGACCTCGATGTTCTTCAGGATTTAAATCAGATCCTACAGACCCCAAACAGTGTGATGTACGTGCCACCAGAG GTGCGTAGAGGAATTTTACCTAGGCTGCTAGAGGAGATTCTGTCTACAAGAATAATGGTGAAAAAAGCAATGAAAAAGTTGACTCCTTCAGAAGCAGTTCTTCACCGG ATATTTAATGCGAGGCAGCTTGCTTTAAAGCTGATAGCAAATGTGACTTATGGTTATACTGCTGCTGGCTTCAGTGGTCGAATGCCTTGTGCAGAGCTGGCAGATAGTATTGTCCAGTGTGGTCGTAGCACACTTGAGAAGGCTATTTCATTCGTCAATGCCAATGATAATTGGAACGCTAGAGTTGTATATGGTGACACTGATAG TATGTTTGTCCTCCTAAAAGGACGAACTGTAAAAGAAGCTTTTGTAGTCGGACAAGAGATTGCATCTGCAATAACTGAAATGAACCCACACCCAGTCACTTTAAAGATGGAGAAAGTCTATCACCCTTGTTTCCTTCTTACGAAGAAGCGTTATGTTGGGTACAGTTATGAAAGTCCCAATCAGAGAGAGCCTATATTTGATGCAAAAGGTATTGAAACTGTTCGAAGAGACACTTGTGAAGCTGTTGCGAAAACTATGGAGCAATCGTTGAGACTCTTTTTTGAACAGAAGAACATCTCTAAG GTTAAGTCGTACTTGTATAGACAGTGGAAGCGGATACTATCAGGGAGAGTGTCTCTTCAAGATTTTATCTTTGCAAAAGAAGTTCGGTTGGGTACTTACAGCACAAGAGACTCTTCACTCCTTCCTCCAGCAGCTATTGTGGCAACCAAATCAATGAAAGCAGACCCTCGGACAGAGCCACGCTATGCTGAACGAGTGCCTTATGTTGTGATTCATGGGGAGCCAGGAGCTCGACTTGTTGATATGGTTGTTGATCCACTGGTTCTTTTGGACGTCGATACACCCTACCGACTGAATGACTTATACTacatcaacaaacaaattatacCAGCTTTGCAAAGGGTATTTGGACTCGTGGGTGCAGACTTAAACCAGTGGTTTTTGGAGATGCCCCGTCTCACCAGAAGCTCCCTTGGTCAACGTCCCTTAAACTCTAAAAACTCACACAAAACAAggattgattatttttatctaTCGAAACATTGCATCTTGTGTGGGGAAGTTGTTCAAGAATCTGCTCAACTATGCAACCGGTGCCTTCAAAATAAAAGTGCTGCTGCTGCAACCATTGTTTGGAAGACTTCAAAGTTGGAGAGAGAGATGCAACACCTAGCCACG ATATGCAGACACTGTGGTGGGGGAGACTGGGTGGTGCAAAGCGGAGTGAAATGCAATTCCCTTGCGTGCTCAGTCTTTTACGAGAGACGGAAAGTTCAGAAAGAGCTTCGTGGCCTCTCCTCCATTGCTACTGAGAGTGAGCTTTACCCTAAATGCATGGCTGAGTGGTTCTAA